The genomic DNA TTATTTCAACGGAGATTAAAGCGAAGCACTAAGGTaggattatttatttgttgaaCTTGGCTAGAAGATTTACTTTACCGCAATTTCGGAAGGATTTTGGAGCAGGACAAGCAAGGACTTCATGAAGCACACTTTCTATAACATATGAGAATAGTATTTATTATTCTAAATATGGCTTCAATAACCCCTTAATTGCTTTGCTATTTGGTGATCCTCAATCTtttcctctctccctctctctgtccATGGCTGTTTCTAGTTCTTGTAGTCCTGCGATGTTTATCTTTTCCCTCAAGACACTATTCCCTTCCATTACTTCGTTCAATTCTTTCAGTAAACAGATGTGTGTTGCATCTAGCAAACCCTGTACTGCCTATCTACCCTTTCCAAGCCCGCCATGGACCCACAACATTCCACGACATTTCTCAAACCAATAtaattcataaataaaattgtgaTACAATAATTACTTACCAAATTGCTCCATTCCTACCACTGCAACTAAACTACCTTCCTTTCGCGGTACGAACCGATGCTGCTATCACCCAGCTGCGCATCCTTCAGTATACCGTGCGGGTGCAGTGGATCAAAAAATAGGATCTGCTGTCCGTGGTGAAATCGTGGCTTCGCACCCACCTCACCATCATCTCCTTTCTCTGGATCGACTATTTTCAGCACGATCTTGCCACCATCGGCCCGACCCTCTCCCGCACCGTTGGAGCTTCCGTACCGCTTTGCCTCATCGTGCACAATGCTTTGAATGGTGCAGGATTTGTTGGTGCAAACGCTCAACATTAGGTGCGGATGATCATCTTGCTTGCGATGGCGATGTTGTGCCGATTCCCTGCCACCCGGTTCGGTGCAAAGCTTAAGCACGCGAACCGTTTTATTCGAGTACAGCACGAACAGTGTATCGTTTGCTTGAATCATTCGCTTCAGGTTGGTTATGGAATGAGCTAGAAAAATAGTGCGCATAGAGAATGCGTTAAAGGAACTTACATCGTGCACATATTAAGTCTTTATACGTACAATCATCCGGCTTGATCACTAGCACAGGATCAAACTCCGATTGAACGAAGTGACTCAACCGTATTACTGACTGATGGGTCGATAGTACCATCTGATGATGATCGTGCAGAAGGAGATTCGCATAGGTGCGTAACGCATCGTACGGTAACCGTCTGCCGATGCGATTGCTCAAGTCTATCACCTTGGATTGCACCAATGAAACTTCCGGCGGTCCTAATTTCGCACTTAGTACATGATCTGTACCGGCATTCCCATTGCTTTGTGTCTGCACGTTCCATACGATGATGACTCCGATGGAGAATAGCCCAAACAcctaagaaaaaaatattaatacgatcacaccacacacaccttcGGCAAAATTTTCGCCCGAAGTCCACCTGATTGAATGCATTTTCGTTTCCGATCTCCACACTACTGTCCCGAGTAACTGGCACCGGGAGCACTTTGATTGCCACCATTTCCCAGCAGACTAGTTTGTGGTTTTGGTGCAGTTTCGGAGCTAAAATTTGATGAGGTGGCACAACCTCGTTATGACTGCGTCCTGCATCGCCCAGCCACATCTGGAGGGTTCTGAggaatgagaagaaaaaaacaaagtttAATTACTGCTTATACAAAATCCCCTGCCGAAGTTGTCCTTTGCAACCCATTAGGAATTGACTAAGAATTTAGCATCTGCAACATTTAATAGAATTTTAGCGAGAGCAATTTGACCTACAGGAATCTCATCATCTGATCGCCATCTGACCTTGATAAAGTGGAGACCATCTGAATTGAAACAGCCACGATGATGGTAGCTGTTGGGCCGCGAAGAATAGCTCAACTTTTTGCATGCATACGTTAATTACAAAGGGGAATTGAAATTGTCTTACCCGTCACCAGTTCCTCCAAACACCATCATATGCTTCCGATACTCGTAGTCAATGCAAGCGATCGTACACCACGAAGAGAAGCGATACATTGGCCTCGAGTAGGTACCACGTGCCCAAAACTCTAGCACAAAGCTGTCCGCCTGTTCCATCGCACCCGAGCCATTAGCCTGCACCAGCTTTATCTCAAACTCGGGACACATTTTACCGGCATCGAATGAACGTACAGCTTCCGGCGAATGTTCCCTTAGAGGCTTCACCTTTGACTGTTCCTCCGTACCATGTGCTGGCTCCAATCTAAATCGTTTCGACTCCAACAATGTTTCCATTGCAGGTGCTGCTCTACGTAGAAATTGTAGAATACCGTGTTGATTACTGTGCGGTCGCTTCTTCCGTGGTAGGATAAGTCTTGCGGAGGACATATTGGAGAACTGTCGCTCCAGTGCCCCGTTCAGtgtggaaaacattttttctatattttgcAAGCTGCTGTAATTCTGCACagcatcatcctcatcatcctcatcatgaCCATTCGCTCCGCCACTCTCGTCCTCGTCCTGTTCGATCGTTAGGGCACTGCGGAAACCTTCATGCATGCAGGTTGAACGT from Anopheles stephensi strain Indian chromosome 2, UCI_ANSTEP_V1.0, whole genome shotgun sequence includes the following:
- the LOC118505811 gene encoding uncharacterized protein LOC118505811, with the protein product MSFGPRKPTVPARPTRPSAVKKPISKPTSTRVNAPKPQQHPKGPTVTSTASAPKKVTPVAPKPSVPKPPTPEPVYDYESDFESDESHPASERSTASSESSADNTESNNSSSEGGDDEDEDEADENRISNTAQEADPIATLVAPQAEGKTLSTVPKHGRSVDILSKISLNDITVQLYQFDPEEYAELRTNYGITTAVAYGKHTQTDSSLVSTASQTSWIAVRERSTCMHEGFRSALTIEQDEDESGGANGHDEDDEDDAVQNYSSLQNIEKMFSTLNGALERQFSNMSSARLILPRKKRPHSNQHGILQFLRRAAPAMETLLESKRFRLEPAHGTEEQSKVKPLREHSPEAVRSFDAGKMCPEFEIKLVQANGSGAMEQADSFVLEFWARGTYSRPMYRFSSWCTIACIDYEYRKHMMVFGGTGDGTLQMWLGDAGRSHNEVVPPHQILAPKLHQNHKLVCWEMVAIKVLPVPVTRDSSVEIGNENAFNQVFGLFSIGVIIVWNVQTQSNGNAGTDHVLSAKLGPPEVSLVQSKVIDLSNRIGRRLPYDALRTYANLLLHDHHQMVLSTHQSVIRLSHFVQSEFDPVLVIKPDDSHSITNLKRMIQANDTLFVLYSNKTVRVLKLCTEPGGRESAQHRHRKQDDHPHLMLSVCTNKSCTIQSIVHDEAKRYGSSNGAGEGRADGGKIVLKIVDPEKGDDGEVGAKPRFHHGQQILFFDPLHPHGILKDAQLGDSSIGSYRERKVV